The genomic region ttcctcagtgaagacagacacaaagtaaacatttagcttctctgccatgtctctattccccattataaattctcctgactctgcctgtaatgagcacacatttgtctttgccaagtgTTTCCTTTTTACACTCCatctttatattttttgctagcttacattcatatcctgttctccctttctttacatgcttcttcgtcctcctttgctgtattttaaAACCTCCCAATCCTAAGATTTACTACAATTTCTGGCAACCTAACAGGCCTTTTCttataatcttatacaatccttaacttcctttgttatctacggtagactgcctttacttttgtgccttgaaggaatgtatagttgctgtaagctatgtaatatttctttaaaactATCCATTGTACTGTCAcaccttttaatgcattttcccaatcctccTCAGACaagttgcccctcataccttcataatttccattGTTCCAAGTTAACACCTTGGctttagattgaactacctcaaGTTCAAACATAATGGAaaattttatcataatatggtcactcatccttaaaggttcttttacaacaagattattaattagccctttctcattacataaaactatacCTAAAATAgcatgttttctagtcggttcctcaacgtactgctcaagaaaaccatcccaaacacgctccagaaactcgtcctccacagcattagtgatcATTagttttacccaatctatatgtagaatgAATTCACCAATGATTACTGTATTTCTCATGCCACATGCTTCTTTAATCTCCTGATCAATACCATGccacacactaccactactgttttgtggccgcaaacaactcctaccaatgtttgctgcccctttctgtttcttagctccactcaaacagattccacattttgttctactgatctgagatcctcccttactaatgtactgatcccatcccatattatcagcacctccttttcctttttgcctgtccttcctaaatgttcttgaatattcagttctgagtcttgatcaccctgtagccatgtttctgttgcggcaattagatcatacccatttacatctatttggacCTTAAAATCATCTgtttcgaatgctgcgtgcattaagGTAGAATGGCCTTcaccttgtctttttgacattattctgcattctaagcctagttgatgctcgcctttgttttcctaccttctaatgtcacttgctacttttctacctcctggtaccagctttacctccttccaatttgagctacccctcaggttcccatcccctgtcaagctagtttaaaccctcccctactgcactagcaaatctccctgcgagaatgttagttccggtcctgtaaAGGTGTAgctcatccatcttgtacaggtctcatctaccccagaactggtcccaatgcttcagaaatttgatgccctccctccgacaccaattctccagccatgtgttcaatcaatccatcctcctattcccatgatcactagcatgtggcactgggagtaatcctgagactactgcttttgaagtcctgctttttaatttccttcctaactccctaaaatatgctttcaggaccttatccttcttcctacctatgtcattgtggaccatgaccactggctgttcaccctcccccagatggATGTCCTGcatccgctccgtgacatccttaaccctggcaccagggaggcagcataccatcctggagtcacatttactgccgcagagacacatgtctgatcccctgactattgaatcccctatcactattgctctgccactcttcttcctcccttcctgtgcagctgagctacccatggtgccacagacattgctctggctgcactcccccggggatccatcgctctcaccagtgtccaaaatggaaaaccaattagcaagcaagatagactcaggggactcctgcactgcctgcctggttctcttagactgcctggcggtcacccattccctctctacctgcatGCTCCCAATCAGCAATGTTACCACCTCTCTAAGCATGCTATtcgcgtagtcctctgcctcgcagatacacaacagtgactccagctgccgcccaAGTTCTGAAACCCGAAAGCGACTGAACGTACAAACCTAAGAGcgtgccagcagataaggctagaggttgtaaaCTAACAGAgtcggggagggttcaggtgacggGAGATTTACAAATCTGCAGAGAAAGGTCGAGGCATCCGAatagtatagcattgtgggtaaagataggaagggacagagagtttaacaacatTTGTACATCAGCGAATAGGGGAATAGAAGTTAAAAAATTGAAATCAAAGGTtcgttatctgaatgcatgaagcatctacaaaatgatagatgaactaatggcacaaatggaggtaaatgatttagatctaattgccagtacagagacatggttacaaggtgatcaaggttgggaaataaatatttcagggtgcacaatatttcagaaagacagacagaatgtcaAAGGAGGATGGGTAtacttgataataaaggatgacataaggacattagtgtgaaaggatctggcctcagaagattgtGAAGTagtatcagtatgggtggaaattaggagtaGCAAGAGTCAGAAAACATTGGTTGGAGTAGTCTATAGGCCCACTAACAGTAGTTATAACTTTGGACAGAACATTGAACAAGaacttattggagcttgtaacaaaggcaatataatagTTATGGGGCtcgttaatcttcatatagactgggacaatgaaattggcaagcgtGGTCCAGAATATGAGTTCTTAGAATGTttgcgggacagtttcttggagcaatacatcatGGAGCTGACTAGGAATAAAGGTATctcagatctagtattgtgtaatgaagcacggttattagtaatgtcatagtaaaagatccactgggaaatagtgatcataatacaactgcATTCCATTTAAAATTTGTAAGTGATATACTTCGCTCACAAACAATAATCATAAAttgaaataaagccaattacataggtatcaagggagaactggctaacgtaaattgggtaaatagactaaaagatatggcggtaaatgaacagtgggaaactttAAAAGAAACAAttgaaaatattcaacaaaaatacgtTCCATTAAAAAACACAAACTCAGCAAgttagacccatctgtggctcactcaggaagttaaggacagtGTTAAATTAAAAGACGAGGCTTACAATTTTGCAAAAGAGAAGCAAGTCTGagtattgggaatgttttagaaaccagcaaaggaccaccaaaaagttgataaaaaagtaaaaaatggaatgagagtaaactggtcagtaatataaaaacagattgtgagagcttttatagatatataaaaaggaagagagtagctaaagtaaacgttggtgtcttagaagcaaagacaggagaaatGATCATGGGGAATGAAAACATGGCAATGAACACATATttcgtgttggccttcatagtagaAGATACATGTTTCATTCCAGAAATAgatagtaacctaggggctaaaaagagtgaggaaattaaggaaattcatatctgtagagaaaaagtattggaaaaactaAAGGGACTAAATTCCAACAAATCTGCAAGACCTGAGGTTCTAAAAGTGATAACTGCAGACGTAGTGGCtgagctagctatgattttccaaaatctcATTAGATTCGAGAACGGTgccatcagattggaaattggcaaacGTTACACTGCTTTCCaaggaaggagggaaagagaaaacagtgaactacaggccagttagcctaagaccagtcattgggaaaatgctggaatctattattaagaaagttttaacaattcgccTAGAAAAGCACTGTGTATAATTAGAACAAGTCtacgtggttttatgaaagagaaatcctgtttgacaaatttattagtgatttttgaggatgtaactcattgggtatataaaggggaaccaatagatgtagtatacctggatctccaaaaggcatttgttaaggtgccacacaaaagtttaataggcaagatatgggctcatgagttagaggtaatatattagcatggatagaggattggttaatggacagaaggcAAAGGGTGGGCATAAACCAggcattttctcattggcaggctgtgaattgtggagtgctgcaaggatcagtgttgggcctcagctatttacaatctatatttatgacttagatgaagagacagagagtaaagaatctaagtttgctgatgatacaaagataggtggaataTTAAGTTGTGGGGAagacacagagaagctgcaaagagatagagacatgttaagagagtgggcaacaagatggcagatggagtataatgtagggaagtgtgaagttattcactttggtcataagaataaaaGAACTGAATATTCTCTAAAAGGTGTGAAACAAGGAGGCAGACAAACATCTGTGGAGCATTAAAAGTTATCTCAATTCATCAGCAATCATTGCTAAGGTCAAAGGAGCCTGTGATTAAGAAACAACAGGCACGGGTCAAAGGTGAAACACCCTGTGTGCAGTTATGATTCTGCTGTCCAGTTCCTCACCACCTCTATAATGACTGCTGAATCAAGGGGGTTCTGCAACCAATGCTTGCAGGGGGCATTGTCCTCAGTGCACTTCAGAGGATCATAGATTggcactgcagcatggctgatgattATCATCCCTGCACATGTATAAATGCTGTGCTGCATGGTAGCTGCTGGTATTTGCAGCATTTGGCACAGCGTGGTATTTTCCCATGTGTTGATCCAGATCCTGAGAAAGCAAATTAACCAAGTCATCCCCAGGTACATTTGTCAGGTTCAGCAGAATGGCTGGTGCCATTTTTGTGGCAGAGCTCCGTTCATGCAGTTGCCTGGAAAGCATGGTGTTCTGTAAATGTGGTGCCTCTGCAAACCTTCAAATTTAAGGATGAGGCAGATACTTTGTATCTCATTGTGATGCCACTGGGAGTCCGCTGGCACAGCTGTCTTTGGAAAGAGGCCCCTTTCCCCACCTCCATCAACACACTGTTTTCTGTAGTGAGGTATTCTACTTGTCTCTGATGATGTGGCTGTGCAGAGGGCAGTGGGAGGGCACACAATAATTCTCTGCTCCTCCAAAGCTTGCAGGATTCCTGGGGGTCGTGCTGTACATCAGTAAGAAAATCAAGTGTGGTGTAAAACAGCGATTTGTTATCGTCTGTTCTGTGCCACTGTCGAAGACCAATTTCACCGGCTTGGTGGTCTGGAAAATGGCACGGCATTCCAGCCGTCACCTTTaactgtttaaatatttaaatgccaTCTGGAATGATTAGCAGATTTGATATCTAGAATATTCTTTATTCATTACATTTATCTCATGGCCAAATTCCAACTGGGTATGTTGTTGAGCCTCAGGAAAACCTGGCTGCCAAGTCAAACCATCAGAATTTGTTAGGAACAAACTATTAATCAAAATTATTTTGCAATTCTGCCAGATTGCCCACGATGTTGCAATCTCTTCTGCCTGCGTGCAAGCCCCCCTCACCCCTTCCTGCTCACTGCTGCACGGGAGCAAATTCAACTTTCACCCATGAGCCACTTGGAGTATAAAATAATCTGATTTCCTGGAATTCACACGGGTTCACCATCGCAGACTGCTGTTTGAATGAAATCTGACTCTGGAACTTCCTCAACCACTGGACAAACCCAGGGGGAGGAGTCACCACAACAGCTGCCTCAACACTTTACAAATCATAAACTGAGCCGTGAATCACCTCCAGACGCCCCTGAAGCTTTTATTTCATCCCTGTCTTGCTTGTGAACAGTGACTGTGTGATATCAGCACAGGTCCTTGTATATAACTAACTGATCTCTCATGGTGTTGCTCTGGTTAACATGGCCAGGTGTGTGAAGGGGATAAGACCCGGCTGTGAAAACATTGGTGAGGGGATTCACCTGAAGTTTGGTATCAATGGGATTGTAGAATGTGGGGATTGGGTCAGCAGCTGATTCCTAGTATTTGGGAGAAGTTTCAGTGCGGAGGGTAATACAGCTCCGGAGGTGGAGCATGTTCCAGGGTTCTGCAGCATTTGAGGGAGGTGCAGAACTGGAAATGATTCCAGGTTCTGGCAGCAGTCAGAAGTGGATAACATGCATTGTTGTGGATCTAACTGCATGGGATAGGGAAAATGTAAGCGGTCTGCATGCAGTGAGGAGTGGCCACCTAGCATCTGGATAGAAGTTGGCAGATTCTTGACAGCACTGTGCTGGTTTCCAAGAAACTGGGTGTGGTGGTTTGTACATCTGGGTCAGTCAGCACTGGGGATGGAGCGTCCCAGGGTGTGAGGAATATGATGGCTTCTGTCGCATTGGAGCGGGCCTGGGGTCTGTAAAAAAGATCAACACCTGAAGCCTAGTGAGAATGGAAGCAGCAGGTCTGCTTGGTTGAAAGGGGATTTATGAGTTTGGGCCAGGTGAGATAGCCTGTGGGAGATgaggcaggaggatggtggggaggaggggagggagacagTTCCATATCACTGAGGAATTTCCCCTTCAGGAAGTCTTGTGGGATGAAAGTTCACAGAATCAAGATTTCAATGTCTCTCAGAAATCTTCCAAAGAACTTCACACATCGGGATATACATGTACACGGGGAAGATCAGATCAATTTTCTCTTTCCACATAGTTTGAAATATGCACAGCTCCTCCTGTGGATGTCTGATTTTCTGTTCTTGCAAACACAACTTTCACCACAGCAAAAATTCCCCTTCCATTTGATGGTCAGTAGCAGAGCTACTGCATCAACAGATTACCCATGTCTCCAGCAAAGCATGCTGCTGATTAAACTCCACTGTGACATTTTAAATCAAGAGTTTACTCACAAATACAATGAGATCAATCCTTCTCCCCACCAGCACAGACCGGGATCGAGTTTGTTTGCTCTCACCTGGTGTTAAGGGGGTTGTAATGGCTTCAACATGGGGTTGGTTGCCTAACTGCCACATTAACACCAGCGATGTGATCAGTTCCGCTGTAGAAGGGTCTACTGCCGGGTGACCATAGCGCCTGCCTGCTTCAGATGATAGGCCCCTCTTCATATGCAAATTAGGTTCCCAGGATGTCATTAGGACCTGATTACCATTTTCAGTAGGAAGTGGTGCAAAGATGATGTCAGCAAAGAGGCCTTCAAAAGGTAAGTGTCGAGTTGGGTCTGATCAGGTTCTGGTCAGGTAGCCGTGCTCTACCCTCGCCCTCTTTGATTATGACCACACACCCTCCTGCACCTTGCCACCAACACTTGTAACTGATATTGATGCCAGCAGGTCTGGCTCAGGCTTTCAATGTAGCAAACTGCATTGGATTTCTGGCATTGTGCTCCACAGCTCACCTGCTGAATTTGTGACAGGGACCTCACTGCACAGTTGCCCAAAATGCAAATCTGTCCTGTGATCTCATGTTCTAGGTATGTACATACCTGATCTACCTGATAAGTTGGAATACTAAATTTTTCAACTCCTTTTATACACTGTTGCAAACTCTGACTGAAAAGGAATTACACGTGAAAAATCTTTGCACTGTTTACAATTAGAACctgatcttttaaaataagcaaagATATAGTTAAGCTTTGCAACTTGCAGTTAGAGGATGCCCCATTTCCTGTAATTCACAAGTTTCAGCTCAGGGTTGTGTTTCCTTTTTATTATAATCCTAAGGTTCAGTGCCAAGTCTGCACAGGAGCATTGTCCTGTGGGTCAGCTGCAAAATGTGGAACTGAATTTTCATTTTGGGGAGGAAAATTGAATATACAATTAATCATACCTTGTAATACATGATTCCATGCAAAGTCTCAGCTGCATTTTAACTCTGTCAATAAATCAGTTTGAATAATTCTCAAGGAAATGACTGAGCAAAATTAAACATCTCTGCAGGCGCAGGTATGTTTAAGATATTTCTATTCCAGAATTGAAGCTATTGCCTCCTCAAACTTAAAATCTATTGTAAGTGGAATGAACACTAACCAActttagaactacatttacaccattGCACCTCTTTGCAAACTTGTCGCATTACAGGCCAAAGAATCACATTATAAAGTTCAGCCAATGAAAGGGAGAGTTATTTCCTGTAAATCACATGTTTCAGTTCCATTGACAGGTCAGCATGTTCTCTTATTTTTGTGAGGAGGTTACCAATGGGTCAGGTGTAAAATCTGGAACTGGATTATTCTCTGGATCATCTGACGCTTCTTGGCTTGGGGAACAACAATTAAAAGCATCAAATGATCTTATCAATGTTTAATTATCTGTCATTtacaattgtgtaaaaataaaaggAAGATATTAATGCCGCACCATAAGGACTTGAATCAATTATCATTGAGATGAAAACTACAGAAATATTGGGGGTAAAATTCAGTTTTAATCGGGGTGCGAGATGGGCAGTATGGATCAGTCACCCGTTATATACCACAGTTAATTCTCCTTTCCAGTGAAGCTTAACTGAaagagaaattggacaggatgtatATACAGGTGACTGATCTTCTAACACTTTTTTGCACTTTCGCCAAAGATGAATTTTACACCACTTTTCTGAAACTTGCAATTAAACCTTTAAAATCTACACAAATCTAGTTCCCCACCTATAACAAGGGAttatctcctgttgctgctgtaaaCCGTGCAGAAGTTGTGAATATATTTAAAACTGCAAAAGTAAAAGAAAGTTTGATTCAGCAGCAGGGAAATTCCCTCCCACAGAACTTTGGCCAGCTTTCACTGCTTATGATTATGCAAAACGAAAGTAAAGGATCTCAATAAATAGGAGCTCATTGAAGCTCTCTTCAGCAGAACCTCATTcaacagagagaggcacagaggtaGACTGAAGATCCTTCAGCAGAAATTTATTCAGCATCACAAAGTCAAAGATGAACAGAGCAACTGCTGTCACGATTCTCATCCTGCTTTTGTGTGCCATTGCTGCACAGGGTATGTCGATGTTTTTAGCTTGTGTTTTATTGCATTGGAGTGTGGAAAGGAGTCATTCTGTTGAGTTACTGATCAGCTATGCATGCCCCAGGGTGCAGTTTGGTTATTCATTGTGCAATTAAATGGTCACCGACACTATATGCTATTGATAATACAATGCTGGTTTGAACAGCTTTCAAAGCTGAAACAAAGTGTCAAAATTCTTAACTTCAATCAACATCTAAATCTCAGTTCAATTGATTTTTTCACAGGTATTCCAATCCCAGGAACTCAGGGAAGGTGCCAGTGTCCTCAGACCAGCTCCAAAATGATCCGCCTGAATCATATCCAGAATTTGAAATTTATCCCTAAAGGATCTCACTGTGAGACACTGGAGATAATGTGAGTAAATGGGTCAGAAGGTCACCTTCAACATTTCTTCTTCTGTGACGTCTATTTAGAAGCTGTGCTCTTTGTTCAAAGCATGTTGGATCAATCACTGTTTATGATGAGTTTTACTGAATTCTCACCTTTCAGTGGGAGACATCCAATTTCTGTGGATTAGATTTTAAAGGTTTACCTTCTCTTCACAGTGTCACCTTGAAAACTGGAAATCAATTATGCGTGAGTCCTGATGCCAAGTGGGTGAAGACTATTATTAAAGCCAAGAAAGGTTGGTGTTGGTGTTTGTCAGAATTCAGACTTTACATGTCAATAAAAGCAATTTTGTATTTCACTATGTCTGTTGTCTCCTGCTTGGCTGAGGGCATTGATTCCTTTCTGCTGCATATTCCCACAGGCTCTTGGTGCATTCTGGTACCATGCCCAAGTGGCCAACATTTATGTGTCAGCCATGACAGTGAATGTCAGCAAGCTATTCAGCCACAATATTCATCAGAGTTGAGCCCTACACTGCCCTCGCCATGCATCCATATATGGTAAATCACAGAGGAGGCAGATgggggtcactggatagcaatcagctgCAGGAATACTGGGCGATGTCATGTTCCCTCACCCACAATGCTGTGACCAATTGTTGTACCTATAGTACCCAGCCGAGATCAACCAATTAATCACAATGAATGATCAAAACAGAAACTTTAAAAATAAGATATTTAAAATATCTCTTCACCATTTTCATCTCCTTTCCCTGCCACCTTCCTTCCATTATGGTCAACTGCAGAATTTTCTGCACTGCACATTAAGCTGCCCCATTGCATCTTTGTTTCAAACATATTTTTAACCTTTAACATAATATTCCTGCAGACTCCTGTCAGAACTGAGATTTTAAATGGATATATTTGTTCAAGTTACACAGAAATGTTGTTAAGTAAACTCTAGACCATCTTTCtccctgttttgtgtcatccaccATTGTCAGAAGTCAGGATTTTGTTTACCATTTACTGACTTTGCATTATTCTAGAATGTCTTTCATTCATCACAATGGAAGGAAGAAACAACTGTGACCCTGTGAATGCTGCATGCTGTTAAAACCAAATTGCAAAATCAATGAATTGTGAACAAAATCACAAGTGTTAGCAATGCTGTGTAATGGGCTGATTGATAATTCTCCATAATGATGTTGCTGAAGACATTGCCCTCTATATTAAAATAAATATCTGTGGTTAATGAGGAAAAATGtaatttattttgttttatttcaggtGCCAGACAACACAACTGAGAAATGAAGACACAATGGGTTGGACTCAATTCCACATCTGGGAACCCGCCGTGCAGTGAACGCTGCAATGAAGGATGTTCTGTCCAACGTGTTCACTCTCTTACATCACCTTCTGATAGCTTGTTCAAATATTAACCCTGCATTGTTTTTTGAAAATGGTTTCACTGTTTAACCCTGTTACACTCTAATCGTTTACCCACAGCTAAAGAAAGCAGTCTGACGTTTTTGTGAAACCTTATGCCAGGACTGAAGTTTCTTTCACATGGTGTTAGGTGTACGATTATTAAGAATAGACTCTTTTAGACTAGATTACGAGCAGAGAAAGGAGGGAGGGCAGGATAGATCAAAAGGGAAAGCTGGTGACAGGgttgaagacaggagagattaaatgacaaaagaggtgATGGTGCAAGGTTTAAaagagatggtaatggaacaaggAAAGAAAGAAAATCTGTGCatagaggtgtaaatgggaaagcagaatcacCATCAAAAGATGCTGTCAAAAaatagtgggggggtggtggggggtgcaggggaagttatgatctgaaattgttgaactcaatgttgagtccggaacacAGTAAAgtgccagtcaaaagatgaggcgcTGTTCTTCGAGCATGCACTGAGTTTGTTTGGCGCAGTGTAGGAGATTGAGGACACAAAGGTTAGAGTGGGAGTGGAGCAAAGAATTACTGTAATATGACATTGTATCAAACTAATTTACAAACCAAATTTGGTGCAATCTTCCTTTAGCTGCTCAAATCCTCTTGATGTTCTATGTGATATATTGATGGCAAGATATGGATTTTAATTTTTGACCAAATGTATTTCCAGTTCCAGTTTGAATGAAAACTTTTTTTATTAAAAGCCAAGAACAATTGCTTTTCATTAAAATTGGTGCTATTTTACTGCACTGACATTTAAACTGGAACCTTGGGATTTTCTCAATAACTCACCAGACCTTAGGATCAATCCAAAACTGAAGTCTTTGGAAGCAATTTCTTTATAGAAATCATCTTGTGTATAAAATACCTACCTTTGAGGAGGTAGTGCTgcttaatattaactggaataagTGGCATTTATAATTAGAAGTAATTTTTGGTCAGTGATCAGTAGAAACATTTTGCAatgagggatttcactgactggGTCTTGTTGACTGAAAACCTCAAAGGCTTTGTGTAAAAATTGTGTTGAATATCACTCAGGAAAATTGCTACACGTGATTGAATTGTGTGTGAATCAATCTTTTGAGTTTTTTGTACCTTTATCCTCAAATGTATTTGAGTGATTCAAATAAACTAGATTtcttatgaagaatgtgttgtcACAGTTTCTGAATCGTCAGCAGAACAATTGTATGTTTCTCCAGTAGATAAATTTAATGGAATGACCAATAATAATAACCTGTTCGGGCCATTTCTTAAACAATGATAAAGGTTCAGGATATTTGCAGTGGGACGGATTTCAGATCAAATTCTGTTAAATCTGGCAGTGATTTTTATGGAGTCTGTTTAACTTTCCtgttccctcacccacacccccatt from Heterodontus francisci isolate sHetFra1 chromosome 1, sHetFra1.hap1, whole genome shotgun sequence harbors:
- the LOC137351700 gene encoding interleukin-8-like yields the protein MNRATAVTILILLLCAIAAQGIPIPGTQGRCQCPQTSSKMIRLNHIQNLKFIPKGSHCETLEIIVTLKTGNQLCVSPDAKWVKTIIKAKKGARQHN